The segment CGCCTCCCCGATTCCTTGGCTTTTGCAGAATCTGGTTTTGGCCATCGGAGGGGTTAGATTTATTCCCTACCTCTTTTGGACACTCATCATCCAAAGCATCGCCGGCAGCACCTTCATCATTGGCGGTGACTCTGCCTTGGACGGAAATTGGATGATCATGTTCGCAGCTGCAGCCACGTTCGCCGCTGTTTCTTTGGGTTTTTCAACGTGGAGAAAAAAAATGGCAAACCGCGAAAAAGCAGCGTGATACCATGCCACTGATCATAACCTAGCGCAGTTCAAGTCCTTCGCTGTCGTCTCCACGCGGCCGCGGTTGTACCCTGTGACAACTTGAATGCTCGCGAAAATGCGGCTCCACAGCTGTACCCGACCGCAATCCCTATCGACTCCAACGAGAGCTCAGTCTCCTCCATGAGCTGCATCGCACGTTGCATCCTCAACTCGCTGAAATAAACCTGTGGGCTCTGTCGGGCTTCTTCCGTGAACAACCGGCGGAAATGAGCTAACGACATGCCTAAGGCATCTGCAGTTTCAGCCACCCCTACGCCCAGATGAAGATGCTCCCGGAACCACGCAACTCCATCCGAGATCTGATGTCGACTGCTTCTTCGCTTCGTAACAGTAACATTGGGTTTGTCTAAATAGGACCCCAAAGTCCACAGAACGCGTTGAGAGAGGATGAGCCTGTTTCCACCCGACCGCATCATACGTCGCGTATGCTGTGCAAGCTGAGTGAGGTCCATACAGTCTTGCTCAGATAGCTCTGTTATCGAGTAGGGAAC is part of the Opitutales bacterium genome and harbors:
- a CDS encoding helix-turn-helix transcriptional regulator; amino-acid sequence: MSSLNLSSVPYSITELSEQDCMDLTQLAQHTRRMMRSGGNRLILSQRVLWTLGSYLDKPNVTVTKRRSSRHQISDGVAWFREHLHLGVGVAETADALGMSLAHFRRLFTEEARQSPQVYFSELRMQRAMQLMEETELSLESIGIAVGYSCGAAFSRAFKLSQGTTAAAWRRQRRT